The following proteins are co-located in the Cherax quadricarinatus isolate ZL_2023a unplaced genomic scaffold, ASM3850222v1 Contig4290, whole genome shotgun sequence genome:
- the LOC138852128 gene encoding pupal cuticle protein 36-like, producing the protein MTRRLSGKSEKDLSYIKAETIEDVTSNDEALVATDSVPHGYNLDSSSGTGFSADSSFGSGFASGGFGSGFSSGASGFSGGSGGSGFFGGGCSSGQVLNVDGSCVTPVVSRNLFLFNAPAVSPVVGPKPNVPPPKIEHNIVFIRTPEGGPGQEPIIVPPPKQKNIVYVLNRITEQGQNVIQVPAPEQESPQVYFVNYGEGDNPSLPTGGDLQSALSSAAQGEGDVIDNGGGGSSGGGFGIGGGGFVSGGGGGFGNGGGGGGGGYSAPVSQPSTFYSQP; encoded by the exons ATGACGAGGAGACTCTCGGGGAAAAGTGAGAAAGATCTGAGCTATATAAAGGCTGAGACAATTGAAGATGTCACTTCCAACGATGAAGCTCTTG TCGCCACCGACTCAGTTCCTCATGGCTATAACCTAGACTCATCCTCTGGTACAGGGTTCTCTGCAGACTCTTCTTTTGGTTCTGGCTTCGCCTCAGGTGGCTTTGGATCTGGTTTCTCCTCAGGAGCATCAGGATTCTCGGGAGGTTCAGGAGGATCTGGTTTCTTCGGAGGTGGCTGTAGTTCTGGGCAGGTACTCAATGTGGACGGTAGCTGTGTGACTCCTGTGGTCAGTCGCAATTTGTTTCTATTCAATGCGCCAGCAGTTTCTCCAGTGGTTGGTCCAAAACCAAATGTTCCTCCACCCAAAATTGAGCATAACATTGTGTTCATCCGCACACCAGAGGGAGGCCCAGGACAAGAACCTATTATCGTCCCACCACCAAAACAGAAAAATATCGTGTACGTTCTCAACAGGATAACTGAGCAAGGCCAGAATGTCATCCAAGTACCAGCACCAGAGCAAGAGAGTCCTCAAGTATACTTTGTTAACTATGGTGAAGGAGACAACCCATCTCTTCCTACCGGTGGAGACCTTCAGTCTGCCCTCAGCTCCGCCGCGCAAGGCGAAGGAGACGTGATTGACAACGGCGGTGGCGGCAGTTCCGGAGGTGGCTTTGGAATTGGCGGCGGTGGCTTTGTaagcggtggtggaggtgggttcgggaatggtggtggtggtggcggcggtggataTTCAGCTCCCGTGTCTCAACCATCAACATTTTATTCTCAGCCATAA